GCTTGTGCTGCGTAGTCCAGCTTTTGGAATTACGGAGCCGTAATCAAAGTGCATCGGCATACCAATTACGGGGTGAATATCAAAGCGGTTACCGGTGGTTCCGTATTCTCTCCAAAATGAAGCCAGCTGGGAACTTCCTTCGACGGTCAATGGGGTGTCGAACAGTTGAGTCTGGTACAGATGAAAATTGAGTTCAGGAAGCCTCTGCAGCGTGGGATCAAAGGCTCTTTGCTTGTTGGTAAGGTTATTGTTGCTGCCATACTCGAGATTTTGCGTATATTCGAGAAGTCCCTGGAAGCCGATGTCGCCCCAGTTGCGGCTCAGGAGTGCACGGTTGATTCGCAGATAGCTGTCGCTGTCTTCGATATCGCGGCCAAAATACTGGAGGAAGTCGCGACGGCTTTTGCTGAAACCTGAATATCCGTGTGAAAATTCACGCAGGTAATCCTGATCCGAAACCAGATCCAGATCAAATTTGATATTCCAGTCAGGCTCTACGATATAGCCGTCGAATTTGCCTCGAGCCCACCAGCGATTGCGGTTTTCGCGCGCCATGTCAGTGTTATCGCTGTAAAGAGACTCGCCTTCGGTCTGTTGATCGTAGAGATAGTCGAGTTTCCAGATCCCTTTGCTGTGGATGTCGGGCACCATGCGGTATTCGGCGCCGAGCATGAGTCCCTTGCTGCTCATGAGGTGGGAGTAGAGGGTGACGTCCTGCTCTTCGTCGATGACCTGATAATAGGGCTGGTCGTAGGTGATGCCGAGGCGGTCGCTGGTGCCGATCTCGGGCAGAAGGAAGCCGCTTTGCCTCTTGGTTTTGACCGGGATCACCGCGTAAGGGGCTGCAAGGACGGGTTGATCGAGAATTTGAAAGCGGGGAGTCCAGAGGTGCGCATAGCCATCGACCGTAATGTCGCCCCGTGAGGACTTGATCGACCAGGCTGGCCGCTCTCCGTCGCAGACCGTTATGGTGGCTTCCCGAAATTCGTATGTATCCGCGCCTGTTTTCTTGAGTACGGCGCCTTCGAAATACATGTGCGGGTCTTCCATGAAGATCTGGCCGTTCTTAAGCCAGCCAGTGTTCGTGTTGAGGTCGAACTCCGCTTCCTCGGCCTTCAGGAAATCCCCCTGAAACCTGGCTTCAACATTGCCCTTGAGGAAGACCCATTTTGTCGACTGGTAGTACCGCGCATAATCGGCGCGGATGTAGTCGCTCCCCCTGTCCAGGATCACATTTCCGAATGCTTCAAGATACTGGTTGTCGTGACTTGCTGCTGTCTTGTCGGCAAGCAGACGCCATGACTGGGGAGTTTCGTCCTGCGCCACGGCTGGGGCGAAAGCGGACATTGCCAGCATGGAGGTGGCGCAAAGCAGGGATATGAAAAGGATTCGCAGCTTCATGGATATGCCGTTGGATGGTCGAGAGTTGGTGTGGATGTGGCGGCACTGGTAGCATAAGCGACGCTGGATGCCTAGTCCGAAGTGTGCATGCCGCCGGTTTGGGTGTTGACGAGACGCATTGTTTGATGGTTGAGACCCAACAGCGGAGAGCTTGAATAACATATTGGATTCATGATCAAGTTTGAGTCGTCCTCCTTGTTTCATTTTTCACAAACAGCTTGACCTTGAAAAGGAGGTGATTTAAGTACCCCGCTAATCTGTCCTGTGCTTCCAATGCGTTGCGCGGTCAACTGTAAAATATTGTAATTTCAAGTATTTTAAGGTATTTATGGAACTTCAGAAATTCTTGGCTGACAACCATCACGGCATTTGTGCTCAATGGTCAGAGGCAATCATCAAGACCTACCCTGAAGAGGGTGGCAAATTTTTTTCCGGTTCTTCCAATGAATTTGCCAATCCTGTGGGGCATACTTTTCGCACTAATGTCGAGCGGATATATAAGGTGCTGATCAGCGAGGCAGACGTTTCGGAGTGCTCCACCGATCTGGACGGGATCTTGCGCATCAGAGCCGTGCAGGGCTTCGCTCCATCGGTTGCTTTATGTTTTCTTCCTGCCCTCAAGGAGATAGTTCGCCGTCAATTGGAGAAAGCTTGCACCGACGCGGAAGCTGACGCCATGTTGCATGATTGGAACATTCGGGTTGATAGACTTACAATGCTAGGATTTGATCTTTACATGAATTGCCGAGAGCTTCTTTGGAAGCAAAAAGCAAATCAGTTATATAGCAGAACTCATAAATTGCTTGAAAGGGCAAATTTATTAAAAGACGAGGAGGTAGCGGGGTAGTGTCCGTTAAGTATATTTTTTGTGTTAACCCTTTAGCGAGGTAAAAGGTACATGAAAGCTCTTTACTCCCTTTTCCTGGTCTTTGCCCTCGCGGCATTAGCCCTAGTGGGCGCCGGGGCGTTGGGTATGGAAAAAGCCTTTGGGCTGTACATACCCTTCCTGGCAGTCGCGGTTTTTGTGGTGGGATTCTGTATGAGAGTAGTAGATTGGGGGAGATCGGCGGTGCCGTTTTGTATCCCCACTACATGCGGCCAGCAGGAATCCCTGCCATGGATCAAGCAGAGCACCATCGAAAATCCATCCACCACGGGCGGCGTCGTGATGAGGATGCTTTTGGAAGTGTTGTTGTTCAGGTCGCTGTTCCGCAATACCAAGGTTGATCTGCACGAAGGTACAAAGGTTACCTACAGTTCAAGCAAATGGTTGTGGCTTGGCGCTCTGGCTTTCCACTACTCCTTTTTGGTCATTGTTCTGCGGCATATGCGCTTTTTCACAGAGCCGGTGCCGGGCATTATTGCCGGCATTGAAGCCATGGACAGCATGCTGCAGATCGGCGCTCCGACGCTCTATCTTACAGACGTCGTTTTTGTTGCCGCTGTAACTTATCTTTTTGTGCGTCGTGTAGTGGTTCCCCAGATCCGTTACATCTCCTTGGTGCAGGACTACTTTCCGCTGTTCCTGATTCTCGGCATCGCCTTTTCAGGCATTTTCATGCGGTATTTCGCCAAGGTTGACATCATTTCAGTCAAACAGTTGGCGATGGGCCTTGTGACATTTTCCTGGGTCGTGCCGGAAGGGATCGGGGTGATGTTTTACATCCATATGTTCCTTGTTTCCGTGCTTCTTGCCTATTTTCCGCTCAGCAAACTCATGCACATGGGCGGCGTGTTCCTTTCGCCCACTCGCAATATGAACTGTGCTTCCAGAAAGTTCAGGCACATCAACCCCTGGAAGTTCGAGAACGTTCATTACCACACATATGAAGAATACGAGGACGAATTCCGTGAGAAGATGGTCGATAAGGATCTTCCCGTGGACAAGCCTCTAGCAGAAGGAGCCGAGTAATGTCTGATCTGCCACGCCCTGAAGCGCTTTTTGCGAATATCGACTACACGCCGCCCAAGGCGGACTGGATGGACGTGCCGGTGGAGATCAAACCCGGCCGCTACTGCTACTCAGCAAATCCGGACAGTGTGAATTATCTGGGTCTGCCTCATGCCCGGAAGTGGAATCCTCTCGACGACGACTGGAAACTCCCGGAAAACTGGCAGGAAATCATCTTCAACGGCCTGCGTGAACGCCTGCAGAAGTACCGCTCGTTCAAGATCTTCATGGACATATGCGTGCGTTGCGGCGCCTGCGCGGACAAGTGCCATTTCTTCATCGGTTCCGGTGATCCGAAGAACATGCCGGTGCTTCGCGCTGAGTTGCTGCGTTCCGTCTACCGCGGCGAATTCTCGACCTTCGGCAAGATCCTCGGCCGTTTTGCCGGCGGACGCAAGCTGACTCCCGCGGTACTCAAGGAATGGTGGTACTATTTCTTCCAGTGCTCCGAGTGTCGCCGCTGTTCCGTCTTTTGCCCTTACGGCATAGATACCGCCGAAGTGACCATCATCGGCCGTGAACTCCTGAATCTGCTCGGTCTCAACATTGACTGGATCGCGACTCCGGTGGCCAACTGCTACCGCACCGGCAACCATCTTGGCATCCAGCCTCATGCCTTCTTCGACATGATTGACTTTTTCTGCGACGATATCGAAGACATTACCGGTATCCGTCCGGAGCCCTCGTTCAACAAGAAGGGAGCCGACATTCTCTTCATCACTCCTTCCGGAGACGTTTTCGCCGATCCGGGTACCTACACCTGCATGGGTTACCTCATGCTGTTCGAGTACCTGAAGCGCGAATACGGTTTGGACGTGACCTGGTCGACATATGCCTCCGAGGGCGGCAACTTCGGTTTCTTCACCTCGCATGAAACCATGAAGCGTCTCAACTCCAAGATGTACATGGAAGCCGACCGCCTGGGCGTGAAATGGATTCTCGGCGGTGAATGCGGCCATATGTGGCGCGTCATTCATCAGTACATGGACACGTTGAACGGTCCCGAGTTCCAGCATTCACGCATGGAAGTGCCTTCCAATCCGATCACCGGCACGGTGTTCAAGAATGCAGCCAGCACAAAGATGGTACACATCGCCGAATTCACGGCGGACCTCATCAAGCACGGCAAGCTCAATCTGAACAAGAAGCGCAATGCCAATATTCATCTGACCTGGCATGACTCCTGTAATCCCGCTCGCGGCATGGGACTTCTCGACGAACCCCGGTTCGTGGCCAAGAGCGTTGTCGAGAAATTCACCGATATGCCAGAAGGCACCATCCGCGAACAGACCTTCTGTTGCGGTGGCGGCGCCGGCCTCAATGCCGGTGAAAACGATGAGCTGCGCATGATGGGCGGCCTGCCGCGCGCCAATGCCGTTAAATATGTCCATGACAAATACGGTGTGAACATGCTTGGCTGCGTCTGCGCCATCGACCGGGCTGTGCTGCCCAATTCCATGCAGTACTGGGTGCCGGAAGTCGACGTTTGCGGCTTGCATGAACTTGTTGCCAATGCCCTGGTCTTTCCTGGTGAAAAGGAACGCGAAACCGATCTGCGCGGTGAAGACCTGCCCGGGATGGAGGATGAATAATGTACGACAAGAATAAAATTCTGATCGGTCTTGCCGTGTTCGTGGTCTTCATGACCTATCCTTTTTGGAACAACATCGGCAGCGCCGCCTACCAGAGACCTGAACTGGAAAAGCCCAAGAACGCCAAGGACTGTGTGGAGAGCGTCGAATTCATGCGCGCCGAGCACATGGCCATGCTCAACAACTGGCGCGACGAAGTCGTCCGCGGTAGCGAGCATGAGTATCATTCCGTGGCCAATCATCAGGTTTTCCAGAAGAGTCTGTCAAAAACGTGTCTGAAGTGTCATGAGAACAAGGATCAGTTCTGTGATAAATGCCATGCGACCGTTTCCGTGAACCCCTACTGCTGGGATTGTCATGTTGATCCGAAGGGG
The window above is part of the Deltaproteobacteria bacterium HGW-Deltaproteobacteria-18 genome. Proteins encoded here:
- a CDS encoding LPS-assembly protein LptD, which gives rise to MKQGGRLKLDHESNMLFKLSAVGSQPSNNASRQHPNRRHAHFGLGIQRRLCYQCRHIHTNSRPSNGISMKLRILFISLLCATSMLAMSAFAPAVAQDETPQSWRLLADKTAASHDNQYLEAFGNVILDRGSDYIRADYARYYQSTKWVFLKGNVEARFQGDFLKAEEAEFDLNTNTGWLKNGQIFMEDPHMYFEGAVLKKTGADTYEFREATITVCDGERPAWSIKSSRGDITVDGYAHLWTPRFQILDQPVLAAPYAVIPVKTKRQSGFLLPEIGTSDRLGITYDQPYYQVIDEEQDVTLYSHLMSSKGLMLGAEYRMVPDIHSKGIWKLDYLYDQQTEGESLYSDNTDMARENRNRWWARGKFDGYIVEPDWNIKFDLDLVSDQDYLREFSHGYSGFSKSRRDFLQYFGRDIEDSDSYLRINRALLSRNWGDIGFQGLLEYTQNLEYGSNNNLTNKQRAFDPTLQRLPELNFHLYQTQLFDTPLTVEGSSQLASFWREYGTTGNRFDIHPVIGMPMHFDYGSVIPKAGLRSTSYFIQRFEGDDNDVDTDKSTQTRFFPDFSTTAYTEFSKIFTINDENSIDKDAQAPTWLKLKHALQPRLEYNYIPYSEQEKYPYFDETDRIDAKNELTYSITNIFTSKTGKWQPSLEEQGQPRLQMDFFEMARLRFEQSYSLREERRNEDTDAYPNRPFSDVLTDLTTRINPWLYLNNKTWFSTYEGSVTEHEHSLSAYYDDLLYASFGLDFLEEIDEYLRQEQERQRIASFGGGFAINNQWSAAFLYRVDWEASTDLEKRLTLRYDHQCFSAETSWSQTDEDSRFEFRVILAQLGSLGR
- a CDS encoding menaquinol oxidoreductase — translated: MKALYSLFLVFALAALALVGAGALGMEKAFGLYIPFLAVAVFVVGFCMRVVDWGRSAVPFCIPTTCGQQESLPWIKQSTIENPSTTGGVVMRMLLEVLLFRSLFRNTKVDLHEGTKVTYSSSKWLWLGALAFHYSFLVIVLRHMRFFTEPVPGIIAGIEAMDSMLQIGAPTLYLTDVVFVAAVTYLFVRRVVVPQIRYISLVQDYFPLFLILGIAFSGIFMRYFAKVDIISVKQLAMGLVTFSWVVPEGIGVMFYIHMFLVSVLLAYFPLSKLMHMGGVFLSPTRNMNCASRKFRHINPWKFENVHYHTYEEYEDEFREKMVDKDLPVDKPLAEGAE
- a CDS encoding menaquinol oxidoreductase, yielding MSDLPRPEALFANIDYTPPKADWMDVPVEIKPGRYCYSANPDSVNYLGLPHARKWNPLDDDWKLPENWQEIIFNGLRERLQKYRSFKIFMDICVRCGACADKCHFFIGSGDPKNMPVLRAELLRSVYRGEFSTFGKILGRFAGGRKLTPAVLKEWWYYFFQCSECRRCSVFCPYGIDTAEVTIIGRELLNLLGLNIDWIATPVANCYRTGNHLGIQPHAFFDMIDFFCDDIEDITGIRPEPSFNKKGADILFITPSGDVFADPGTYTCMGYLMLFEYLKREYGLDVTWSTYASEGGNFGFFTSHETMKRLNSKMYMEADRLGVKWILGGECGHMWRVIHQYMDTLNGPEFQHSRMEVPSNPITGTVFKNAASTKMVHIAEFTADLIKHGKLNLNKKRNANIHLTWHDSCNPARGMGLLDEPRFVAKSVVEKFTDMPEGTIREQTFCCGGGAGLNAGENDELRMMGGLPRANAVKYVHDKYGVNMLGCVCAIDRAVLPNSMQYWVPEVDVCGLHELVANALVFPGEKERETDLRGEDLPGMEDE
- a CDS encoding cytochrome C; translation: MYDKNKILIGLAVFVVFMTYPFWNNIGSAAYQRPELEKPKNAKDCVESVEFMRAEHMAMLNNWRDEVVRGSEHEYHSVANHQVFQKSLSKTCLKCHENKDQFCDKCHATVSVNPYCWDCHVDPKGENK